In a genomic window of Halobiforma lacisalsi AJ5:
- a CDS encoding AAA family ATPase, with amino-acid sequence MHVIGTVGLPGSGKGEAATVAREDGIPVVTMGDVVRQETADRGLDPAKDHGKVAQALRDENGPAAIAERSLPMIEDRLEDGDAVLVDGIRSGTEVDVFEERFGDDFTLISIEAPFEVRAERIDARGRDADETDGGEPLAARDERERGFGMDDAMERADVVVENTGSLEAFHEQVRRIIREGPEAVADESGTDAENTEVRQ; translated from the coding sequence ATGCACGTCATCGGAACGGTGGGTCTCCCCGGCAGCGGAAAAGGCGAGGCCGCCACCGTCGCACGCGAGGACGGAATCCCGGTGGTGACGATGGGCGACGTCGTCCGCCAGGAGACGGCCGACCGCGGGCTCGATCCCGCGAAAGACCACGGAAAAGTCGCCCAGGCGCTGCGCGACGAGAACGGCCCGGCCGCGATCGCCGAGCGCTCGTTGCCGATGATCGAGGATCGCCTCGAGGACGGCGACGCGGTGCTTGTCGACGGCATCCGGTCGGGGACCGAGGTCGACGTCTTCGAAGAACGGTTCGGCGACGACTTCACCCTGATCAGTATCGAAGCGCCCTTCGAGGTCCGGGCGGAGCGGATCGACGCCCGCGGGCGGGACGCCGACGAGACCGACGGCGGCGAACCCCTCGCGGCCCGCGACGAGCGCGAGCGCGGGTTCGGGATGGACGACGCCATGGAACGGGCCGACGTCGTCGTCGAGAACACCGGCTCGCTCGAGGCCTTCCACGAGCAGGTTCGGCGAATCATCCGCGAGGGCCCGGAGGCAGTCGCCGACGAGTCCGGGACCGACGCCGAGAACACGGAGGTGCGACAATGA
- a CDS encoding carboxypeptidase regulatory-like domain-containing protein: protein MSGASVGSAFGAVNDEWNDQGWGSDGDNDGDSTAETDEETDVTDGEDETADDDGTGDSDEDGGVDGNDGTDSGDDEQEDDENGGNEGDGDDSDEQDGSDDGDDSDEQDGSDDEQEEDDGYALTAFVEDEDGNSIDNATVELEDEDREVHTDDGQAEFDDLADGEYELVADADGYEQTRETVEIDGDDEVVLLTLASADEDETNALTVLVEDDDGNSIDGVAVELESTDDPLLGSGEQREAETDDGLVEFEDLADGEYEITAGGAEDEYEETREMVELDGDDEAVLLTLSEAEDD from the coding sequence GTGAGCGGGGCCTCCGTCGGCAGCGCCTTCGGAGCGGTAAACGACGAGTGGAACGACCAGGGATGGGGCAGCGACGGCGACAACGACGGCGACAGTACTGCGGAAACGGACGAAGAGACGGACGTCACGGACGGCGAAGACGAAACGGCGGATGACGACGGCACCGGGGACAGCGATGAAGACGGGGGCGTTGACGGGAACGACGGAACCGATAGCGGAGACGACGAGCAAGAGGACGATGAAAACGGGGGAAACGAAGGTGACGGGGACGATAGCGACGAACAGGACGGGAGCGACGACGGAGACGATAGCGACGAACAGGACGGGAGCGACGACGAGCAAGAAGAGGACGACGGTTACGCCTTGACCGCATTCGTCGAGGACGAGGACGGGAACTCGATCGACAACGCGACCGTCGAACTCGAGGACGAGGACCGTGAGGTCCACACCGACGACGGCCAGGCGGAGTTCGACGACCTCGCGGACGGCGAGTACGAACTCGTCGCCGACGCCGACGGGTACGAACAAACGCGAGAGACGGTCGAGATCGACGGCGACGACGAGGTGGTCCTGTTGACGCTCGCGTCGGCGGACGAGGACGAAACGAACGCGCTAACCGTGCTCGTAGAGGACGACGACGGGAATTCGATCGACGGCGTCGCCGTCGAACTCGAGTCGACCGACGACCCGCTTCTCGGGTCGGGCGAGCAGCGGGAAGCCGAGACTGACGACGGACTCGTCGAGTTCGAGGACCTGGCGGACGGCGAGTACGAGATCACCGCCGGCGGAGCGGAAGACGAGTACGAGGAGACACGGGAGATGGTCGAACTGGACGGCGACGACGAGGCGGTTCTGCTGACGCTCTCGGAAGCCGAGGACGACTAG
- the glmS gene encoding glutamine--fructose-6-phosphate transaminase (isomerizing) yields the protein MCGIIARVGSGDAADTLLSGLENLEYRGYDSAGIAVQNGSGVKVHKTSGEVDDLKSTLETRPSGNIGIGHTRWSTHGPPTEENAHPHTDTAGDVAVVHNGVIDNYDELRETLREKGHEFESDTDTEVIPHLIDEYREETGDTEGAIRRAVETLEGSYAIAAIVDGEERVYAARKGSPLVLGLDDSEWFLASDVPAFLDHTDEVIYLEDGDLVVLEPDTYRITDLEGDPVTRAVDTVDWDPEDAGKGQYDHYMHKEIHSQPTALANTIEGRIEDGDVAFEGLAPGSFADVESVQFVACGTSYHAAMDGEQLLRAAGIPTEVVRASEYGTNAGPVDDGTLAVAVTQSGETADTLDAVRTAASRGARTLAVTNVVGSTAAREADDAIYIRAGPEVGVAATKTYSSQAVTLALLTQRLAADVPDATPVKDRDGMLEALEELPQHVERVLEVGRATSLAREYLDSDSYFFIGNGFGHPVALEGALKFKEITYEHAEGFASGQLKHGPLALVTPETPVFAVYTGGDDEKTKTNAIEAQARGAPIVAVGPDDHPLIEIADAHLRVPDTHPVWAGLLANVQLQLLSYHAAKLLDRPIDKPRNLAKSVTVE from the coding sequence ATGTGCGGAATTATCGCACGCGTCGGCTCCGGAGACGCGGCCGACACGCTGCTCTCCGGGCTCGAGAACCTCGAGTATCGCGGCTACGATTCGGCGGGGATCGCCGTCCAGAACGGATCCGGCGTGAAGGTCCACAAGACGTCGGGCGAGGTCGACGACCTCAAGTCGACGCTCGAGACCCGGCCGAGCGGGAACATCGGCATCGGGCACACCCGCTGGAGCACCCACGGCCCGCCGACGGAGGAAAACGCCCACCCGCATACCGACACCGCAGGCGACGTCGCGGTCGTCCACAACGGGGTCATCGACAACTACGACGAACTCCGGGAGACGCTGCGGGAGAAGGGCCACGAGTTCGAGAGCGACACCGACACCGAAGTGATCCCACACCTCATCGACGAGTACCGCGAGGAAACCGGCGACACCGAGGGGGCGATCCGCCGGGCCGTCGAGACGCTAGAGGGGAGCTACGCCATCGCCGCGATCGTCGACGGCGAGGAGCGGGTGTACGCAGCACGGAAAGGGTCGCCGCTCGTCCTCGGACTGGACGACTCGGAGTGGTTCCTCGCGAGCGACGTCCCCGCGTTCCTCGATCACACCGACGAGGTGATCTACCTCGAGGACGGCGACCTCGTCGTGCTCGAGCCCGACACCTACCGTATCACCGACCTGGAGGGAGACCCGGTCACGCGCGCGGTCGACACCGTCGACTGGGATCCAGAGGACGCTGGCAAGGGACAGTACGACCACTACATGCACAAGGAGATCCACTCCCAGCCGACGGCGCTCGCGAACACCATCGAGGGTCGGATCGAGGACGGCGACGTCGCCTTCGAGGGACTGGCGCCGGGTTCGTTCGCCGACGTCGAGTCGGTCCAGTTCGTCGCCTGCGGCACCTCCTATCACGCCGCGATGGACGGCGAGCAACTGTTGCGGGCGGCCGGGATTCCGACCGAAGTCGTCCGCGCGAGCGAGTACGGGACGAACGCGGGACCGGTCGACGACGGGACGCTGGCCGTCGCGGTCACCCAGAGCGGCGAAACCGCCGACACGCTCGATGCGGTCCGGACGGCGGCCAGCCGCGGCGCACGGACCCTCGCGGTCACGAACGTGGTCGGATCGACCGCCGCGCGGGAAGCCGACGACGCGATCTACATCCGGGCCGGTCCCGAAGTCGGCGTCGCCGCGACGAAAACCTATTCCTCGCAGGCGGTCACGCTCGCGTTGCTGACCCAGCGGCTCGCGGCGGACGTCCCGGACGCCACGCCGGTCAAGGACCGCGACGGGATGCTCGAGGCCCTCGAGGAGTTGCCCCAGCACGTCGAGCGCGTGCTCGAGGTGGGACGTGCCACATCCCTGGCGCGCGAGTACCTCGACAGCGACTCGTACTTCTTCATCGGGAACGGGTTCGGCCACCCGGTGGCACTCGAGGGCGCGCTGAAGTTCAAGGAAATCACGTACGAACACGCCGAGGGGTTCGCCTCCGGACAGCTGAAACACGGCCCTCTCGCGCTCGTGACGCCGGAGACGCCGGTCTTCGCCGTCTACACCGGCGGCGACGACGAAAAGACCAAGACGAACGCGATCGAGGCCCAGGCTCGAGGCGCGCCGATCGTCGCGGTCGGTCCCGACGACCATCCACTGATCGAGATCGCCGACGCACATCTGCGGGTTCCGGACACCCACCCGGTCTGGGCGGGTCTGCTCGCGAACGTCCAGCTCCAGTTGCTGTCCTATCACGCCGCGAAGCTACTCGATCGACCGATCGACAAACCGCGCAACCTCGCGAAGAGCGTCACGGTCGAATGA